One segment of Acidimicrobiales bacterium DNA contains the following:
- a CDS encoding ABC transporter permease: MSKGVAKSTAEPQGASRWLLRGHSAAVFAFFYAPIVVLCVFSFNDSNAVGNWNGFTLDWYSDLFANDNIQSSIWVSVKVCVVSTLISVVLGTAGALALERFRWWGQKAFDAVLYLPIIIPDVTMAVMMLVFFSETASWFDWIPGVNLQNGLEKLVFSHVAFNISFVSVVVRARLANLDASMEEAAADLYANRWQAFRRVTLPQIMPGVIGGALLAVTISLDDVVVSSFVSAVGGTPLSVYVFGMLRKGVTPLVNSVSVVMLAASMAFVMASLVISRATGSEREER, from the coding sequence GTGAGCAAGGGCGTCGCCAAGTCGACCGCTGAACCCCAGGGGGCTAGTCGCTGGCTGCTTCGCGGCCACTCGGCGGCCGTGTTCGCCTTCTTCTACGCCCCGATCGTCGTGCTCTGCGTCTTCTCGTTCAACGACAGCAACGCGGTGGGAAACTGGAACGGCTTCACGCTGGACTGGTACTCAGACCTGTTCGCCAACGACAACATCCAGTCCTCGATTTGGGTGTCGGTCAAGGTGTGCGTGGTGTCGACGCTGATCTCGGTAGTGCTGGGCACTGCTGGAGCGTTGGCCCTCGAACGGTTCCGGTGGTGGGGCCAGAAGGCCTTCGACGCTGTCCTCTACCTGCCGATCATCATCCCCGACGTCACCATGGCCGTGATGATGCTGGTCTTCTTCAGCGAGACGGCGTCATGGTTCGACTGGATTCCCGGCGTCAACCTCCAGAACGGCCTCGAGAAGCTGGTGTTCAGCCACGTGGCGTTCAACATCTCGTTCGTGTCGGTGGTGGTAAGGGCCCGTCTGGCCAACCTGGACGCCTCCATGGAGGAGGCGGCCGCCGACCTTTACGCCAACCGCTGGCAGGCCTTTCGCCGGGTCACCCTGCCCCAAATCATGCCGGGCGTGATCGGTGGGGCCCTGCTGGCGGTGACCATCTCGCTGGACGACGTGGTGGTGTCCAGCTTCGTCTCCGCGGTGGGAGGTACCCCGCTGTCGGTGTACGTGTTCGGCATGTTGCGCAAGGGGGTCACCCCCCTCGTGAACTCCGTGTCGGTCGTGATGTTGGCGGCGTCCATGGCATTCGTCATGGCGTCGCTCGTGATCTCCCGGGCAACGGGCTCGGAGAGGGAGGAAAGGTGA
- a CDS encoding spermidine/putrescine ABC transporter substrate-binding protein gives MRKWIRIVALLGILSVVAASCGSDSEEAAGDFKQCDAGETDGDLAFFNWSEYMDPDLIAAFQDEFGVSVTEDFYPSNEEMFAKISPGGTGYDVIVPSDYMISILRSEALIQPIQKDAVPNHVNIADKFADPPFDPGNTYTQPYQWGTTGVGVDLGVTGHDIPLTWGLLFDADLAEQYGLSGKISLLDDPRETMGAALKYLGYSLNSTSADELAEAEAVIADAVSRVAAFDSDQYSELVVAGETIAGHGYSGNFLWDFEEGESEYTYFVPDEGGTVWVDGMAVLVDAPHPCTAFAFINFLLDAHNGAQLTNFNWYASPNGAAEEFIDQEVLDNQIIYPSAATMERLEFIEDTGEFEIEYTDALTRARG, from the coding sequence ATGAGGAAGTGGATTCGAATCGTCGCCCTGTTGGGCATCCTCAGCGTCGTAGCCGCTAGTTGCGGCAGCGATTCTGAGGAAGCTGCAGGCGATTTCAAGCAGTGCGACGCCGGTGAGACCGACGGTGACCTGGCGTTCTTCAACTGGTCGGAGTACATGGACCCTGACCTGATCGCGGCGTTCCAGGACGAGTTCGGGGTCAGCGTGACCGAGGACTTCTACCCGTCCAACGAAGAGATGTTTGCCAAGATCTCGCCCGGAGGAACGGGCTACGACGTAATCGTCCCGTCGGACTACATGATCTCAATCCTGAGGTCGGAAGCTCTGATCCAGCCCATCCAGAAGGACGCGGTACCCAACCACGTCAACATCGCCGACAAGTTCGCCGATCCGCCGTTCGATCCGGGGAACACCTACACGCAGCCCTATCAGTGGGGCACCACCGGGGTGGGCGTGGACCTAGGCGTGACCGGGCACGACATCCCGCTGACCTGGGGCCTGCTCTTCGACGCCGACCTCGCCGAGCAGTACGGCCTGTCGGGCAAGATCAGCCTGCTGGACGATCCACGCGAGACCATGGGTGCAGCGCTCAAGTACCTGGGTTACTCACTGAACTCCACGTCGGCCGACGAGCTGGCCGAGGCCGAGGCGGTCATCGCCGACGCCGTCAGCCGGGTCGCCGCCTTCGATTCGGACCAGTACAGCGAGCTGGTGGTAGCCGGGGAGACCATCGCCGGTCACGGTTACAGCGGCAACTTCCTCTGGGACTTCGAGGAGGGTGAGAGCGAGTACACCTACTTCGTGCCCGACGAGGGTGGCACGGTCTGGGTGGACGGCATGGCCGTCCTAGTTGACGCGCCGCATCCCTGCACGGCTTTCGCCTTCATCAACTTCCTGTTGGACGCCCACAACGGTGCGCAACTGACGAACTTCAACTGGTACGCCAGCCCCAACGGCGCCGCTGAGGAGTTCATCGACCAGGAGGTGCTCGACAACCAGATCATCTACCCGTCCGCGGCGACGATGGAGCGCCTCGAGTTCATCGAGGACACCGGTGAGTTCGAGATCGAGTACACCGACGCTCTGACCAGGGCGCGCGGCTGA